The Nocardioides campestrisoli genome includes a window with the following:
- a CDS encoding acyl-CoA dehydrogenase family protein: protein MRLELSTEDRAFRQEMAEFFTTEVPASIRTAVLEGQEISPDMIRESQRALNAAGLAVPHWPTEWGGRDWTDLQRHLWHEEMVRAGVPAPLPFNTSMIGPVLAQFASQEMKERFLPATANLDIWWSQGFSEPDAGSDLAGLRTTAVRDGEDWIVNGQKTWTTLGQYGDWIFTLVRTDPDAKKQLGISMLLIDMTSPGLEVRPIELIDGGHEVNEVWFTDVRVPGENLVGEVNQGWTMAKFLLGNERVGVAPVAMVKRMLARAKALAGDQLADPLTRARIAELENELLALELTALRVVAHSAGGAPHPASSVLKLRGTELQQAVSELMVDLAGPASLVPTAAEGSDVPLWARRAAPVYLNYRKASIYGGSNEIQRQIIARTILGL from the coding sequence ATGCGGCTTGAGCTGTCCACGGAGGACCGGGCATTCCGTCAGGAGATGGCCGAGTTCTTCACCACCGAGGTTCCCGCCTCCATCCGCACCGCCGTGCTCGAGGGCCAGGAGATCAGCCCGGACATGATCCGGGAGAGCCAGCGCGCGCTCAACGCCGCCGGGCTGGCGGTCCCGCACTGGCCCACCGAGTGGGGCGGCCGGGACTGGACCGACCTGCAGCGGCACCTGTGGCACGAGGAGATGGTGCGCGCCGGGGTGCCGGCGCCGTTGCCCTTCAACACCTCGATGATCGGCCCGGTGCTGGCGCAGTTCGCCTCCCAGGAGATGAAGGAGCGCTTCCTGCCGGCCACCGCCAACCTGGACATCTGGTGGTCCCAGGGGTTCAGCGAGCCCGACGCCGGCTCCGACCTGGCCGGCCTGCGCACCACCGCGGTGCGCGACGGCGAGGACTGGATCGTCAACGGGCAGAAGACCTGGACCACCCTGGGCCAGTACGGCGACTGGATCTTCACCCTGGTCCGCACCGACCCCGACGCCAAGAAGCAGCTGGGCATCTCGATGCTGCTCATCGACATGACCAGCCCCGGCCTGGAGGTCCGGCCGATCGAGCTGATCGACGGCGGCCACGAGGTCAACGAGGTCTGGTTCACCGACGTCCGGGTGCCGGGCGAGAACCTGGTGGGCGAGGTCAACCAGGGCTGGACGATGGCCAAGTTCCTGCTCGGCAACGAGCGGGTCGGGGTGGCGCCGGTGGCGATGGTCAAGCGGATGCTGGCCCGGGCCAAGGCACTCGCCGGCGACCAGCTGGCCGACCCGCTCACCCGGGCTCGGATCGCCGAGCTGGAGAACGAGCTGCTCGCCCTCGAGCTGACCGCCCTGCGCGTGGTCGCCCACTCCGCCGGGGGCGCGCCGCACCCGGCCAGCAGCGTGCTCAAGCTGCGCGGGACCGAGCTCCAGCAGGCGGTCAGCGAGCTGATGGTCGACCTGGCCGGACCGGCGTCGCTGGTGCCGACGGCGGCCGAGGGCTCCGACGTACCCCTGTGGGCCCGCCGGGCCGCACCGGTCTACCTCAACTACCGCAAGGCGTCGATCTACGGCGGGTCCAACGAGATCCAGCGCCAGATCATCGCCCGCACGATCCTGGGACTGTAG